The DNA sequence CCTGACACTGCGGAGGAAGAGTCTTGGGCTCAGGGTGACTCAGAATGCCACCAGGCTGAAACCGAGCCGTCCTGCTCCTATTAATAAACACGTTCCACGCTATGTAGGGCAGGTGGGAGGAGAGAGCTGGGGGACAggaacacaaccacacacacacacacacacacacatactctaagGAGGTCTGGGGCAGGATGGAAATAGGCTAACTGTGTCCTGTCATTTCCTTGCTGAAAGATGTGCTTCAGATATATTTATTCTAACGGATACATTGTACAAAGCACATTCATTAATTATCATTGATATTTCTATGGCAGGGGCATCTAAGAATGACACGTAGTCTACAAGATATGTAATCTGGGAACAAAATAGTGATGAAAGCATTCGATCTGTTCATGGTGCTAAGAGGACCGTAATCCAGTTGGTGAACTCTGCACTATTTCTGTAGTTCAAAGAACAAGCAGCGTGTTGACAGTACACAGCAAACCACGCTCCGAAATTAAAAGCCCTGTAAATATTTCTTGTGAAAACATTGTATGCGATCGGTGTTTGCATAACCTCAGTACAGTTCAGTGTAGTATCCCACTTCTTTGGAGAAGTCCTGCCTGAAATCACGTAGAAAACGTGGAATACACACACCATTGCTTTCCAGTAGCAACACGTGCAGAAAGTGCCTGAAAAGAAAAACCTGTTATGTTGTTTTCATGCCGTTTGACCTCTTTACTGACAAATCTGTGGTTttgcatttaaaaaaagaaaatgctgAATTTGTGTCAGAATTTATGTTTGTGGTGTTTATTTTGTCAGGACCAGGCACAAAATAAATACCAATAAAGAACATTTTGGCATATCTGCGTGTTGTAATTGAGCAGTAATGCTGTGTGTTGTATCTCGATTTTCCATGAATTCCTTTTTATAGTAGCAGTGTGACACAACTCATTAAATACTAACACACGATATTTTTGATCATTTTATTTTGCTAAATTAACAGCAAACTGTTTTGCATATATAGTACATGGATCTCCATTAAGAAATTCACTTCAAATAGAATTTGTCTAGCGAGAAATTAACAAAAGATTGTGAATTCAGGCTTTGAAGGTCAGTTCGCCGCGCCCCCCGCCccgcaaacacatgcacacgcacacaccccatCTGCTCCGTAAACAAAGACAGCATGTGCTGATGTTCTCCAACAGTCTGTGCAGTCTGAGGATTGGAGACCCCTGTCATCTCTCACGCCCCCTTCTGTGATCACGTCTTTCACTTGTCTCATTTTGTTACTCTTAAGAAGTACGTTTTTATCTGCGTCGAGGACGATTTTGTGTTCTAGAAGGGGCTTTTTAACATTCACTTTCTAACGTTTCTTTCTTCAGGTATTTTTGAGACCTCATTTTAACTACAACCCTGATGCAGACAATCTGATCCCCTGTAAAGAGGCAGGGCTGGCCTTCTCCAAAGGAGAAATCCTTCACATAGTGAACAGGGAGGACCCCAACTGGTGGCAGGTGTGTAGCACGCCTACATTTCAGAAGCTTTGTGTTGTAGTTTGTTATAGTATGAGCTGACATAGATCAACCAAATACATAAAATTATTAATGACACTTCCAGAATTGTCAAATTTATTTTCAGATCAACAAGTGAAATTGGGGGAATCTAATACAAACAGCATGTAAGAGTGTatgtggtgctggtggttgaTAAGAGGTGTTTGTCTCTTAGGCCTGCAGTGTTGTTGGTGGTAGCACTGGCCTCATTCCAAGTCAGTAtttggaggagaagaggaaagCGTTTGTACGGAGAGACTGGGACGGGTCAGGTACGGTGTGAACATCTGCCCCTCACATCTGTGATCGCGGGGGAATCACCTGTGGTCACCTGTTGCTCTGCTGGACTGCAGCGTTCTGCGTGAGGCGGCTCTAGATCTGGGTCTCTCTTTAATTCCAGGAATCCTCTGTGGGCCAATAACTgggaaaaggaagaaaaagaaaatgatgTACCTGACAGCAAAGAATGCAGGTTGGCACGGCTCAAGAtccttctcctcttttctcctcttttctcctcttttctcctcttttctcctctgcCGTCATCCTTCTCCATTCCTCTTAATAACACCTATTTCTCCATGATGTCCCGCTCTCAGAATTTGATCGGCACGAGCTGCAGATCTACGAGGAGGTGACCCGGATGCCTCCGTTCCAGAGGAAGACGCTGGTCCTGATCGGTGCTCAGGGCGTGGGCCGCCGGAGCCTGAAGAACAGACTCATAGTGCTCAACCCTCTGCGCTTTGGCACCACTGTACCCTGTGAGTCcataagccccgcccacacctcatcaccacacacacaccactgtaccCTGTGAGTCcataagccccgcccacacctcatcaccacacacacaccactgtaccCTGTGAGTCcataagccccgcccacacctcatcaccacacacaccactgtaccCTGTGAGTCCACGAACCCACCTAcacctcatcaccacacccacgTATGCAGTCACGCATAAGCCCCGCTCACGtctcatcaccacacacacacctattcaCTCGCGCATAAGCCTCGCCCACgcctcatcaccacacacacctatgcaGTCGCGCATAAGCCCCGCCCACgcctcatcaccacacacacctattcACTCACGCATAAGCCCCGCCTACGCCTCATCGCCACACACACCTATTCACTCGCCCATAAGCCCCGCCCACgcctcatcaccacacacacctattcACTCGCCCATAAGCCCCGCCCATGCcttatcaccacacacacctattcACTCGCCCATAAGCCCCGCCCATGCcttatcaccacacacacctattcACTCGCCCATAAGCCCCGCCCATGCcttatcaccacacacacctattcACTCGCCCATAAGCCCCGCCCACgcctcatcaccacacacacctattcACTCGCCCATAAGCCCCGCCCACgcctcatcaccacacacacctattcACTCGCCCATAAGCCCCGCCCACgcctcatcaccacacacatctcagcaATCTCCCACAAACTCCGCCCACTCCGCCACACATCTGAGAGCTCGCACATGAGTCTCCTTGGCGTGTGTGGCTGGGACGGTCACGAGCGCTGCAGTGTTTGGTAATGTTGAGTAACTCAGCCCCTGGTCTCCCCCCTTTGTATCTCTCTAAGTCACGTCCCGGCGGCCCCGTGAAGAGGAGAAGGACGGCCAATCGTACCGCTTCGTCTCTCGAGACGAGATGGAGAAGGACGTTAAGGCCGGCCGCTACCTCGAGCACGGCGAATACGACGGCAACCTGTACGGCACCAAGATCGACTCCATCCACGAGGTGGTTCACATGGGCCGCACGTGCATCCTAGACGTGAACCCGCAGGTGCGTGCGCCCGCAGTGGGGGGACAGCCGCGTGTGCCTACCCTGCTTTCCCCATCGATGCTTAATGTTCCAGTGAAAATGAGGAAtcctttgtatttatttatcctttGTATTTTTCATGAATATGGGTGTGCCAGGCACTGAAGGTGCTGCGGACAGCAGAGTTCATGCCCTTCGTGGTGTTCATCGCTGCTCCAGAGCTCGAGACACTAAGGTCCATGCACAAGGCTGTGGTGGATGCAGGGATCACCACCAAACTCCTCACGGTGAGCCTCCACTCTTCAACCCCCTCCTGCTCCTCAGCCTCCTGCTAGATGTTTGCCTGCTGAGACACCGCCTCTTAGACAACTCAAATGTAACTGGCATTTTGCGGCGCTGTCTTTGTCACTGGCAGGAAACGGACTTGAAGAAAACTGTGGACGAGAGCGCCCGGATCAAGCGGGCGTACAGCCATTACTTTGACTTCACAATAGTGAACGATAATCTGGATAAGGCCTTTGAGAAACTGCAGGCGGCCGTGGAGCAGCTGTGCTCCGAGCCTCAATGGGTACCAATTAACTGGGTTTACTGAACGGTACAGCGGACCACAGGCTCCTTCATCACCATCGTCATCATCGCTGGTGTCATGGACCACGGCAGGACCGACAGTGACCAGGGGGTCAGTTCCTGGCTCAGAGGTCCCACCCTGCTATGCAAAGCTACACCTACGAGAAACTGGAGGGAACTGTACTTATTTATTGACAAGGATTTATTGTTTTCTACCAGCAGAGTACATTTTAAGGCGTCACGTTTCCTTACGATATATACAAACTGTGTATTTCCAGGTTGGTTTAAAAACCTTTGAGCATACAATGTTTCTGATTGTAATTCTGGAGATCACATGGATTCTCCACTGCTGGTCCCATCTGACTCATCCCTGTAATGATATCTAGTAATGATATGTAGTCTACGTTCTTGCAAAGGTCAGCAGCGGTGTTCATGGTGAAGACCCATTACAGCTAAAGCACAAAAATGCCCTTGTGGGAGGGGGTGGGTGAGGGGTGCTATTTTACACACTGAGTCTTTGGTGAAAGAGGTAGCACaacctggtggactgggagcTCAGCACTGTGAGTTTGGGAGTCAGAATGTTCCCATATTAACAGCAGCAGCACAGTATTCATCTCAGTGCCTTTGGAAAGGCAATGCAATATTAAGTTAGAATGTAACCTTGTGTACAGTCACTTTGTTCATCCATAGTAAGTGGATCTAAAGACCAGGTTTATCACTAGGGTTAGTAGGCTGTACATTTACCACGACTATAACTCGTTTGTCTTTGCTGTGTTTGGATGTCTACGTGTGAGGCAGCGTCTCCACGCCACCCTACACCTCCTGGCCTGTGTGCCAATCTCAGACTGTTCACGTTTCACCTGCACACCAGGCGTTTCTTCAGGCTTCAGACTGAAGCGCACACTGATGACCCAGCAGGGCGCGTGTAATGATCTTAATGTACTGGGATTAATGGGATAAAgccttttgttttatgtttttgtttattttttaaagagaTTGTGTAACAAATGTGACCCTTCCGTTTGTGAAATATCGGCCGATGCCGACTGTGATCATGGGAAAGTGTCACTTCGGCTACCGTGTGATCCGAGACGTACAGGATAAACAGCTAGCAATGTAAGGACCGTTCTGGCAGAACCGGGTCGGCGTAGCATCGGTCGGTCCATCAATCACACGTGGGTGATCTTCCCCTGCCGAGCTCGCGTGTCTGAAACCAGACGCTGAGCGTCCACAGCCCTGCGGAGGCGTGTGTGCCCCCAGCTCCGGCGCAGCCCCTTACCTCACAGCACCAGGTAAGCAGAACGGGCTTATGTTGGAGCAAACACAGCGTGTGGTGCGGCAGGCCCTCAGGAAGATGAGAACTCCTAGACAcaccgtccccccccccaagtctCTGTGGTGTTTTTATCTGTTATATACAGctacatatatattttacaatAATGAAACCTGTATTTTTGACATTTAAACAATTGCCCATTAAATTAATCTGACTTTTACTACCACTGCATGGTAAGTGTGGGTTTGTGACTGATTTATAACTGCATATATTATTAATGCCTGTGGAAGACCAGAAAATGTATATTTGAAGATTAAGCTATTTTGGCTAACATGGGAGAGAACTGACGGTATTTATGAAATTCGGTATTCCTATATTGCCCTTCAGacatataataattatattaatgACACAATGGCACAAGATCAGTATAAGAATATAATTAGGATTTGATTGACTTCAACTCCCTATAATGAGACTATAATCATTAGGGTTTGATCTCAATCACTATCTTTAGTCCTTTCTTAGTCATACAGTCAAATGATCACTCAACTGAAAACTGAAATATAAAGTATAATAAAGATAATACAGCAAAAGAATTAGGATGTGACTGACCTGAGATCATTATACTGTATTTGCAGTTCTGCTCAGGTGTATAAACACACTCGACTGACCATAGATCAGTGTCTATTCTCCCGCAGTCATCCAGGACCAGTGGTAATTGCCTAACCAGAACAATATTCTTATAGTACCCTTAAGCCATATAATTACTCAGTAACGAATGACACAAAatcaccctccccacacacaatTACAATGAGTGACCCAGTTCAATGCTCTTAATTATATAATCAAACTTACTATGAAAAACTACTGTTTATTATTCTTATAACACCCCACAAAATAGGTATTAAGGTATGACTGCACGATTGACTCATCTTCAGTATTCATACAGCCTGTCAGCCATCTAATCCAGAACGACACCTGCCACCTgcctacatttatttttttattagttCAAAGCAGTTTCTGGTTCAGTCATCTGTAATGATGGACCATTGGATACTGACATATCCAAGTTCAGTTTTGCAAAGTTCTCTGGTCTGATAGTATAGGGAAGCTTGTATGAATGTTGCTGAAGCTTTGGAGACCAGCAAAATATGGCATGGGGGTGAAACTCCCCGTCCAATAGGGGTTTCAAAACGTTTGACACCACCTTGTGAGCTGTAAGAGGCAGTAATATCCATGGTCATCATTTTATTGGAAAACAAAAGTATGTAAAATGTGGAGGTAACAAGGGGAATTCAGTGTCAACACCTCAACCCACTGCTTGACTTGTTTGTCGAAATCAGTGGAACAGAATGTACTTTGCGGTTTTGAGCTTATGACTGCTGTAAATTCTGCAAACCACCAGATGGCAGTGTCCAGCTTTCAGTGCTTTTGTGCGTTGAATCTTTAACCTTCGGGAAGAAACCTGAAATGTTTCCTGATTCTTTTTCTGTGCGTTACTAGAGATAGGGATCGATTCAAAGGTAACTAACTAACAATTTACTAATTACATTTTAgaactttatttaaaaatatatatttaaaagaaGTATTTTATAGTATAAAATATCACTATGAAGTCCtaacaaaatataaaatagaTCTTAAAGCATCAAATTTACCAGATCTCGGTCATAAAGGTAGGAGTGTTTGCAATGTCTTTTACACTTGCTCATTATGTTAGTGGGACAATACTGAAGTTCATAGTCCATCACACAATTTCAAAGGTATGGTTATTGTCTTGGTCATGGCCATTGAAAGTACATTTTCTGATGTCGGTGTCCCCCTGAAATGGTTTCAGACAGGGGGAGCTAAAGAGGCAAGAGCGCTGATGGCAATGCACAGGATGAGTGGCATGTGTCCCTGCTGGCTGGTGACCCGGGCGCTGATGGAGTCTTCCTCTTTACTGAGCACCACATTAGAGCAACCAAAGAGCTCCACCACTTTGTGGTACATGTCCTCGTCTCCCAGAACAGCAAGTCTGGTGTCTTCCAAAGAACATTTCCTGTTTTCCACCACATGCTGCACCTGCAACACGCAGAACAGACCACTGAAtccacagcacaaacacatcGCTGAATAAGCTCGGAGCATCGTTTTATGGAATATACCGATCCACAGTGATTGTGTAGGCGAGACATGACTCACTAGATGGTGCAGTGCCTGTAAGGTGGGTGAACAGCAGCAGGACTCCAGCACGGACAAGGCTGAGTCACTCAGCTCTACAACACACATAGGAGAGGCGGGTGTTTTACACTGACGGTGCAACTTGTTAACAAGACACTTCTTGGTCAAGGAATAACATCTCTGTTTTCAAATGGTTTTGGGTTAGAGTAAGACAACCTTCCAACAGCTGATCTGCTGGTAGAATAAAGCATTTCTTATCGTTTCTTAACGCACCCTCTAGAGCACTGGTGAGGATGTGGGTGGCGGTAATGACAGAGGGCTCGAGCGGTTTTCCAGAAGTTGTCCTGTCCGCCTGGACATCACCTGCACCTTTGTCCCCCTTCAACAGCTCTAGCGTGGTCTCCAATGCGGATCTCCAAGAGTGGACTTCATCAATGCTGCTGAGATCAGGCTCCTTCCCACAAGTCATATCCTCCAGCTGAAAGCCGATCAATAACCCATTCAAAACTATAAGATACATCAAGGGCTTccggtgtcaaaagcagcactttCTTGTACATACCAATGCAACAGCAAAGCTACAGCTCATGTACCTCCTATACTTTTATATATTAAATTTTACCTGTGGTTGACTGGTCCCGCCCACATTTGTTCACCTTACTAAACATATGGTCATTAGCCACACACTTCAATGCTACAAAGTGCTCTGCTCTGACTTACTGCACGGTCCAGTGCACTAATGGCCGAGCCGTCCTTCAGGAGGACGGAGATCTGCTGAAAGAGACAGGAGCGTGTGCTGGAAGGCAGCTCGGACAACACCGTAAACTGGGCCTGCAGGTTGTCCAACTCTGAGAGAGAAAGGACAGACACGCTGATGAGAAAATATTACTCTTTGCCCCCTGAGAGGTCAGGACTAAACCTGGCATTACATTATATTTTCCATGTTAAAAACAATAATTGAAATTATGGCTACTACTGTAATTGTTAGTGCAACACGACACATAGAACtcgctctctcaggtgtgactGTAGAACACCTGAAGGCCTGTAAGGTCTGCTTTATGAGGCAGCGTAGGGGCTACTGTCACTGGCAGAACAGAAATGCCACAGCAGGCATTTGGCGCCCAGGTTTTACCGTCCCGTAGCTGCTTGTTTGGAGGTTCGGGTGGAGTGCTGTAGACCACGTCCACGCTCTTCATCACACCATCGGTCTCAAACCCTCCAGGGTTGTGTGGCATCAGACACAGTTCTGGAGACACAAGACTGCAGTGGTGAGCCCGGGCCACACCATGTAGAGGCAGACAGCTACTGTCACTTTACACTCAAGTCCATATTGAATCAGCATCACACTGCTTTATAGAACCGGTGGTCAGAAGcatcataataataaatgtataataGCATATTTCCCAGTGCTCAATTCAACAGTTTATATTATTTGAGTTGAAACACACACTTTTAAAATGTACCAAACATTTTACCAGACTCAAAAATGTGACAGGGAAACTACATTCACCGAAATGACCCGTGCTCTTCACTCGGAGTTCAGTGATACTGTAAGCGAGGGCTGTATTGGCAGGGATTTCTACAGAAACGCTGCTTTCACACTGATGACTTCCATTCTTCACAGATACCTACAAAGGAGAGTTGAGAAGCACCATGAGAGATGTTCCAGTAAGGCATTAGATATCCAGCTCTAACCACCTTGTTACATTTGTGGCCACTCTCCATGACCCTGGCTGCCTGTCGCTGCTAAATGCATTCGCAAATTTTTTTATGAGCCATTGAATTGAATGGATTTAGTTTATTGGATTTACGCTGTAATTATTGCTGTATTTGTATTCGCTTGTCAAGGTTgtccgttgtgtgtgtgtgtgtgtgtgtgtgtgtgtgtgtgtgtgtgtgtgtgtgtgagaaacaggAACTCAGTGCAGGGCATGGTTCCTTAAAATGTGAGTCAGACCTTTTTGTAGGTCTAAATGGGTTCCAGTAATTTTGTAGAAAACACTATTAAATCACATGATGCCCTCTCAGAGAGTTTTTCTGGTCTGACAATAACTGTAACCCCCTTATAAACGTCCACGTTCTGAAGAAAAACTGACGTAAAGCCAGAACTGCCTCGTGCTCATCTTGAACCCATCTACCTGTGTGGTCAATAAGCACGATACTCTGAAACCCAGTGCGTCCTACCTGAATCTTTCTGGGGATGGTAAAGCCCAGAAAGGCACCGCACGAGCCCGTGTTGTGCACCACCTCACTTATGGTGCAAGGCTGTGTGGTGATGACACGCTCCTTCACCACGGCCAGCACCTCCCGCCGATTCTCCCGTGCCTGCTGGACCAGGGTGTGATTCAGGTCCAGAACCCTGCGACGGAGACGCCACTCAACAAAATCAACAGCGTTCCCTTTGAAGCTTTCTGTTTCTTTCATCAGATTGTATTTCTGTATGTTCTTACTACAATAATTAGATTCAACTGCATGTTGTTTATTTAGTTCTCTCTTGCTCAGTATTCGGTGGTTTTGATAGCATGAACCTGTGCCAGTTTGTGTTAGGGAATATACAGATAATCTGACCTACAGTATCCCAGATACAAAAGGACTGTTCAAATACATATATGGTGTATGCTATATGATGCAGGGACACATATTAAGCAACGTAAATGTGTTTGCAATGCACATTCTATTAAGTATTCCAGTCTATTAGAGCTGTAATAGAGTAAAAATGCATTCTGTACATTTAGGCAAAATCAATACTTTACACCATGATGTACTACAGATAAACCGTGATTTTGTAGGGACAACACAAGTGAAACCAATCAGCGCCCAGACTAGCCACAGGCTTGATAGTAGTTGCACCTTGCATTTCAGTTCATCAAACATTGACTCAGTTGCACAGACTACTTTCATGCATTATGTAAAGCATACGCAGCAAGATTTGCATTTGTTTCTTACCTACTACCATATAAATGTAACTGTTTTGGAATTCAATATAATATACATTAATTGCTCTTTTCTGTGTTGAACTTAAGTCTACACCAAAAAGGACACTAATAAGCAATTAGTGTACATCTGCCACACCGGAGCGGTAGTAGTTCTTTTCTTGTTACTCAGACAAGCTTAGATCAAGGACCATATTTTAACCAATGCTCTGAAAAAGCCTTTCAGCAGGCTTACATTACCATCTTATTACTATCCAATTACCATCTAATTACCATCTATTCTAGAGACAGAACACTGCTGTGAAAGTAATACTCATCGAAAAGTAATACTTCATTCATCTAAATTCATTTCACATCCTGAAACCCTCAGC is a window from the Brachyhypopomus gauderio isolate BG-103 chromosome 13, BGAUD_0.2, whole genome shotgun sequence genome containing:
- the pals2a gene encoding MAGUK p55 subfamily member 6a isoform X2, which produces MTVASVKAGAAMQQVLDNLKEMPSSTGAKDIDLIFLRGIMESPIVRSLAKVTKSPLICHPNSNLAHERLEDVKLEAVRDRNVELVGEILSDISGLVERDASAAELSSILKEPHFQSLIEAHDKVAAKSYETPPSAADPVSPSAAALVPADTVRMISIQKKAGEPLGVTFRVENGDLVIARILHGSMIDRQGMLHAGDVIREMNGLEVGSDPTALQQMLKDTSGSITLKILPSYKDTPTPAQVFLRPHFNYNPDADNLIPCKEAGLAFSKGEILHIVNREDPNWWQACSVVGGSTGLIPSQYLEEKRKAFVRRDWDGSGILCGPITGKRKKKKMMYLTAKNAEFDRHELQIYEEVTRMPPFQRKTLVLIGAQGVGRRSLKNRLIVLNPLRFGTTVPFTSRRPREEEKDGQSYRFVSRDEMEKDVKAGRYLEHGEYDGNLYGTKIDSIHEVVHMGRTCILDVNPQALKVLRTAEFMPFVVFIAAPELETLRSMHKAVVDAGITTKLLTETDLKKTVDESARIKRAYSHYFDFTIVNDNLDKAFEKLQAAVEQLCSEPQWVPINWVY
- the pals2a gene encoding MAGUK p55 subfamily member 6a isoform X4, with protein sequence MTVASVKAGAAMQQVLDNLKEMPSSTGAKDIDLIFLRGIMESPIVRSLAKAHERLEDVKLEAVRDRNVELVGEILSDISGLVERDASAAELSSILKEPHFQSLIEAHDKVAAKSYETPPSAADPVSPSAAALVPADTVRMISIQKKAGEPLGVTFRVENGDLVIARILHGSMIDRQGMLHAGDVIREMNGLEVGSDPTALQQMLKDTSGSITLKILPSYKDTPTPAQVFLRPHFNYNPDADNLIPCKEAGLAFSKGEILHIVNREDPNWWQACSVVGGSTGLIPSQYLEEKRKAFVRRDWDGSGILCGPITGKRKKKKMMYLTAKNAEFDRHELQIYEEVTRMPPFQRKTLVLIGAQGVGRRSLKNRLIVLNPLRFGTTVPFTSRRPREEEKDGQSYRFVSRDEMEKDVKAGRYLEHGEYDGNLYGTKIDSIHEVVHMGRTCILDVNPQALKVLRTAEFMPFVVFIAAPELETLRSMHKAVVDAGITTKLLTETDLKKTVDESARIKRAYSHYFDFTIVNDNLDKAFEKLQAAVEQLCSEPQWVPINWVY
- the pals2a gene encoding MAGUK p55 subfamily member 6a isoform X3, coding for MQQVLDNLKEMPSSTGAKDIDLIFLRGIMESPIVRSLAKVTKSPLICHPNSNLAHERLEDVKLEAVRDRNVELVGEILSDISGLVERDASAAELSSILKEPHFQSLIEAHDKVAAKSYETPPSAADPVSPSAAALVPADTVRMISIQKKAGEPLGVTFRVENGDLVIARILHGSMIDRQGMLHAGDVIREMNGLEVGSDPTALQQMLKDTSGSITLKILPSYKDTPTPAQVFLRPHFNYNPDADNLIPCKEAGLAFSKGEILHIVNREDPNWWQACSVVGGSTGLIPSQYLEEKRKAFVRRDWDGSGILCGPITGKRKKKKMMYLTAKNAEFDRHELQIYEEVTRMPPFQRKTLVLIGAQGVGRRSLKNRLIVLNPLRFGTTVPFTSRRPREEEKDGQSYRFVSRDEMEKDVKAGRYLEHGEYDGNLYGTKIDSIHEVVHMGRTCILDVNPQALKVLRTAEFMPFVVFIAAPELETLRSMHKAVVDAGITTKLLTETDLKKTVDESARIKRAYSHYFDFTIVNDNLDKAFEKLQAAVEQLCSEPQWVPINWVY
- the pals2a gene encoding MAGUK p55 subfamily member 6a isoform X1 encodes the protein MQQVLDNLKEMPSSTGAKDIDLIFLRGIMESPIVRSLAKAHERLEDVKLEAVRDRNVELVGEILSDISGLVERDASAAELSSILKEPHFQSLIEAHDKVAAKSYETPPSAADPVSPSAAALVPADTVRMISIQKKAGEPLGVTFRVENGDLVIARILHGSMIDRQGMLHAGDVIREMNGLEVGSDPTALQQMLKDTSGSITLKILPSYKDTPTPAQVFLRPHFNYNPDADNLIPCKEAGLAFSKGEILHIVNREDPNWWQACSVVGGSTGLIPSQYLEEKRKAFVRRDWDGSGILCGPITGKRKKKKMMYLTAKNAEFDRHELQIYEEVTRMPPFQRKTLVLIGAQGVGRRSLKNRLIVLNPLRFGTTVPFTSRRPREEEKDGQSYRFVSRDEMEKDVKAGRYLEHGEYDGNLYGTKIDSIHEVVHMGRTCILDVNPQALKVLRTAEFMPFVVFIAAPELETLRSMHKAVVDAGITTKLLTETDLKKTVDESARIKRAYSHYFDFTIVNDNLDKAFEKLQAAVEQLCSEPQWVPINWVY
- the gsdmeb gene encoding gasdermin Eb isoform X2, translating into MLGKATTRFVTEIDSGGCLLPVFRLNESDNLELLSLVIKRKPFWFWQQPKYLTTDFTLNDILVGDKDIDTAVMETDFLKYNSTLQSNTSGGAEADFGSGNINMGGKGSSKLASSFGELTKQEMDLKKLLDDSKDRVLDLNHTLVQQARENRREVLAVVKERVITTQPCTISEVVHNTGSCGAFLGFTIPRKIQVSVKNGSHQCESSVSVEIPANTALAYSITELRVKSTGHFELCLMPHNPGGFETDGVMKSVDVVYSTPPEPPNKQLRDELDNLQAQFTVLSELPSSTRSCLFQQISVLLKDGSAISALDRALEDMTCGKEPDLSSIDEVHSWRSALETTLELLKGDKGAGDVQADRTTSGKPLEPSVITATHILTSALEELSDSALSVLESCCCSPTLQALHHLVQHVVENRKCSLEDTRLAVLGDEDMYHKVVELFGCSNVVLSKEEDSISARVTSQQGHMPLILCIAISALASLAPPV
- the gsdmeb gene encoding gasdermin Eb isoform X1, with protein sequence MRSYHLDVSTLTADWDHWKPHFPEVHHGTFCLPVVTGTLLHETKMLGKATTRFVTEIDSGGCLLPVFRLNESDNLELLSLVIKRKPFWFWQQPKYLTTDFTLNDILVGDKDIDTAVMETDFLKYNSTLQSNTSGGAEADFGSGNINMGGKGSSKLASSFGELTKQEMDLKKLLDDSKDRVLDLNHTLVQQARENRREVLAVVKERVITTQPCTISEVVHNTGSCGAFLGFTIPRKIQVSVKNGSHQCESSVSVEIPANTALAYSITELRVKSTGHFELCLMPHNPGGFETDGVMKSVDVVYSTPPEPPNKQLRDELDNLQAQFTVLSELPSSTRSCLFQQISVLLKDGSAISALDRALEDMTCGKEPDLSSIDEVHSWRSALETTLELLKGDKGAGDVQADRTTSGKPLEPSVITATHILTSALEELSDSALSVLESCCCSPTLQALHHLVQHVVENRKCSLEDTRLAVLGDEDMYHKVVELFGCSNVVLSKEEDSISARVTSQQGHMPLILCIAISALASLAPPV